Genomic segment of Dromiciops gliroides isolate mDroGli1 chromosome 3, mDroGli1.pri, whole genome shotgun sequence:
tttatctgttgtgccacccAGGAGtctaaaaaaattattacaaaaataaatatccaACAGATTCTAAAATATTCATACTAGGACTTTTTGTGCCAGCtgataatcatgaaaaaaagtgaataccaatcaaatggggaatggctgaagaagttatgGTATAGGAATGCCATGGAATATTAGAGAGGAGTCATGATAAACCCtaggatttcagagaaaaattAAATCCATTTTCAGGGCTTCATGCACAGGATGAAATATGCAATGTGTAATGAGTTCTGTCCTGCAGGGAGAGGCCTTCTCTCATTAATTAGATCCATAAATTTTAACTGTAGCCAGATTTTTCCAGTGTACACCCAAGTATGAACTCCAGGTGAAGGCCTTCCCACAATTCTTGCTTTTATAAGACTTCTTTCCATTGTGAATATTGTGGTGTCTAGTGGCCTCCATGTTCCAGAGATAGGAAGGTCCTCATTAAGCACATTCATAAGTCTTCTCTCCACTGTATATCCTCTCATGTAAAGCAAGAAATGATCTTGGGCTGAAGATATTTTCAGACTGAGTCCATATATGGCTTGTTCCCAAGATGTAATTCCTAATGTCTAACAAGTTCTGTACTCCATTTGTATGCCTTTCCATATTCATTGCAGAGATGTGATTTCTCTCTTCTATGAATTTTCGGGCAGAAAATAAGGGATGACTTTGTCCTGAATAATTTCCCACATTGATTATATTAATGAGGTTTTTCATTTAGAATGGATTCTCTGATATCTCATCAGAGAAGAATGTACATTAAAAGATTTACCACATTCCAGACACTCCTAAAGTTTCTCTCCAATGTGGACTCTCTGATGTTTAGCAAGATTCGagctctgtgtgaaagcctttccacattcattacattcataaggtttttctccagcaTGGATTCTCTGGTGTTTAGCAAGATTTGagctctgtgtgaaagcctttccacattgattacattcaaaaggtttctctccagtgtggattctctgatgtttagcaAGATTAGAGcgctgtgtgaaagcctttccacattcattacattcataaggtttctctccagcaTGGATTCTCTGGTGTTTAGCAAGATTGGAGTACTGTGTGAAAGCCcttccacattcatcacattcataaggtttctctccagtgtggattctctgatgttcagcaaATTTGGAGTAACATCGGACattctttccacattgattacatatGTAAGATTGTTCTCCAGTGCTGATTGTGTGATGTTTAGCAAGAGTAGATCTCTCTTTGAAATTCTTTCTGTATTTATTATGTTCACAAAGTTTCTCtctagtgtggattctctgatgtttaataAGGGAAGAGTGTGCACTAAAAGCTTTACCACATGCATGACACTCATaagatttctctccagaatggattCTCTGGTGTttagcaagatttgaactctgtgtgaaagcctttccacaatgatcacatttataaggtttctctccagtgtggattctctgatgtttaacaAGATTGGAGTGCTGTGTGAatgcctttccacattcattacactcataaggtttctctccagcatggattctctgatgtttagcaAGATTGGAGTACTGTGTGAAAGCCcttccacattcatcacattcataaggtttctctccagtgtggattctctgatgttcagcaaATTTGGAGTAACACTGGAAATTCTTTCCACATTGATCGCATATGTAAGATtgttctccagtgtggattctctgatgtttagtaGGAGTAGATGTCTCTCTCAaagtgtttttatatttattaaattcgtaaggtttctctccagtgtggattctctgatgcttagCAAGATTAGAGCGctgtgtgaaagtctttccacactcattacattcataaggtttctctccagcatggattctctgatgtttagcaAGATTGGAGTGTtgtgtaaaagcctttccacattcattacattcataaggtttctctccagtgtggattctctgatgtttagcaAGATTGGAGTGCtgtgtaaaagcctttccacattcattacattcataaggtttctctccagcatgaattctctgatgtttagcAAGATTGGAGtgctgtgtgaaagcctttccacattcattacattcataaggtttctcaccagtgtggattctctgatgttcagcaaACTTGGAGTAACATCGGAAATTCTTTCCACACTGATCACATATGAAAGATTGTTCTCCAGTATGGATCCTCTGGTGTTTAGCAAGAGTAGATCTCTCTCtaaaagtctttctaggtttattACATTCATTAGGCTTCTCCtcagtatggattctctgatgtacaacAAGGGAAGAGTGTACACAAAAAGCTTTACCACATTCATGACACTCATATGGTTTCTCTTCAGTATGTAATCTCTTATCTTTATCAACATTGGAACTATTTCTCAAAGCTTCACTATGTGGATTGCTTTCACAATCTTTTTCTCCAGCCCTGTCTTCAGTACAGTCTTTCCAGGAGGTCATTTTCAGATTTACACTCGTCTCTTCCACATTGAACTTGGTCTCTGCATCTGATGGAAACAAAcatacatgtgtaaatatatattcttctgtcggcagaaaataaaatgtttgactTTCAATTTCCCCAGTCAAAAAGAAGGGTTTTCAAAGTAAAGTGGACAGAACCAATCACTTTTAACCGCTATTAGCTCACGCCAAGAAGATGATTTACTTAACACAGAGCTCTACACACCGTCCAATAATATCAGACC
This window contains:
- the LOC122750288 gene encoding zinc finger protein 271-like, which translates into the protein MTSWKDCTEDRAGEKDCESNPHSEALRNSSNVDKDKRLHTEEKPYECHECGKAFCVHSSLVVHQRIHTEEKPNECNKPRKTFRERSTLAKHQRIHTGEQSFICDQCGKNFRCYSKFAEHQRIHTGEKPYECNECGKAFTQHSNLAKHQRIHAGEKPYECNECGKAFTQHSNLAKHQRIHTGEKPYECNECGKAFTQHSNLAKHQRIHAGEKPYECNECGKTFTQRSNLAKHQRIHTGEKPYEFNKYKNTLRETSTPTKHQRIHTGEQSYICDQCGKNFQCYSKFAEHQRIHTGEKPYECDECGRAFTQYSNLAKHQRIHAGEKPYECNECGKAFTQHSNLVKHQRIHTGEKPYKCDHCGKAFTQSSNLAKHQRIHSGEKSYECHACGKAFSAHSSLIKHQRIHTREKLCEHNKYRKNFKERSTLAKHHTISTGEQSYICNQCGKNVRCYSKFAEHQRIHTGEKPYECDECGRAFTQYSNLAKHQRIHAGEKPYECNECGKAFTQRSNLAKHQRIHTGEKPFECNQCGKAFTQSSNLAKHQRIHAGEKPYECNECGKAFTQSSNLAKHQRVHIGEKL